The Clostridioides difficile genome has a segment encoding these proteins:
- a CDS encoding DUF3284 domain-containing protein, which translates to MKTFKSEALLKYSAKDIFNIFIKSARLNFPNFNEKRAIGTFVQQKNNKRFKVEITNFEKNRIYEIKTSNNRESFVTRYELIHIDLENTKLIFTESESDRNIFGKINSVIVRILFGKRQPDEFNNFIKSLELELTNKKINSQT; encoded by the coding sequence ATGAAAACATTTAAATCTGAAGCTTTATTGAAATACTCTGCAAAGGATATATTTAATATATTTATAAAATCTGCAAGGCTAAATTTCCCTAATTTTAATGAGAAAAGAGCTATAGGTACATTTGTTCAACAAAAAAATAATAAAAGATTTAAGGTTGAAATAACTAATTTTGAAAAGAATAGAATATATGAGATAAAAACAAGCAATAACAGAGAAAGTTTTGTTACTCGATATGAACTTATACACATTGATTTAGAAAATACAAAACTTATTTTCACTGAAAGTGAAAGCGATAGAAATATATTTGGAAAAATTAATTCAGTTATTGTAAGAATCTTATTTGGAAAAAGACAACCAGATGAATTTAATAATTTTATAAAAAGCTTGGAGCTAGAACTAACAAATAAAAAGATTAATTCACAAACATAA
- a CDS encoding sigma 54-interacting transcriptional regulator gives MELRDKLVNIINTENKKDPLTDVQIAKFLNTTRENITNLRKELNISNSRQRRYPYLKSAISAILQNSKDISISEITRELMTEGFNISRRVVEEILPKESLEMEIVEVIEEKSSDPFETLIGNKGSLRNAVEQAKSAILYPPKGLPTLIVGESGVGKSLFSKHMYEFAKKKKVIKENSNFVVFNCADYSDNPQLLLSLLFGYKKGAFTGAEYDTPGLVEEADGGVLFLDEIHRLPPKGQEILFSILDRGKFRRLGETNAERKVSMILIGATTENVETNLLLTFRRRIPMLITLPSLHDRLLKEKIDLIYNIFQQECNRINAKIFVDKNVIEILALKKFSGNIGQLQNMIQVLCARAFMKFINSKDEDCESIVVVDINEVLKLKDSFKDAAFQEVEYTEIRKYLKNAIFIPFNLEEVSIKENIVSDEYILPEDIYKTIEKKYYDLKSLDIEDIDIENILWTFVLNRFADIKFNLENDEEIFSMSDLNSFVSDSLVKLVKELMNNIIEKNTNLEVNKNAFKYLAIHLEEALKRIKLNQKIINVNLEKIKIDFSKEYEIARNFAIKIENTNEIKIPEDEIGFITLYIKSALKNEVKKDKVGLIIISHGRIATETVNVVKELLGVKFPVAIDMPLDEKPMNIYNKAVELSKIIDQGKGILFLVDIGSLTNIGQIVNKRTNINTKTIDRVDLLMALEATRKVSMGDEELDEMFFSLVKDRMGYNYELEKHIDKSNAIVTLCLTGEGTAKYISKTLEEKYNNTKCYQMSALDENLSYKIEKLKEKNNILAIVGTINPKIPGINFIPYNKEVFKNLDIYLSKKQDDSQIKGYGRMLDDDLVIFEPDIYFKKDLLEYVCSILINKGYVEKDYLDSVLHREEMLPTYSKGATGVPHGDSSTVNSTRFVFIKLKNPIDWGVGNVNFVFMPVFKTNDKDIVKNVLEILKDEKFMSSAKQCFDKDSFKKIIFDKFKNI, from the coding sequence ATGGAGTTGAGAGATAAACTTGTAAACATCATAAATACAGAAAATAAAAAAGACCCACTAACAGATGTTCAAATAGCAAAATTTTTAAATACAACTAGAGAAAATATAACTAATCTAAGGAAAGAACTCAATATAAGTAATTCGAGACAAAGAAGGTATCCTTATTTAAAGTCAGCGATTTCAGCAATATTGCAAAACAGCAAGGATATTTCTATTTCAGAAATTACCAGAGAGTTGATGACAGAAGGATTCAATATATCAAGAAGAGTTGTAGAGGAAATATTACCTAAGGAAAGTTTAGAAATGGAAATAGTAGAGGTAATTGAAGAAAAATCAAGCGACCCATTTGAAACTTTGATTGGAAATAAGGGAAGTCTTAGAAATGCTGTAGAACAAGCAAAGTCTGCTATATTGTATCCTCCAAAAGGTCTTCCTACTTTAATTGTAGGAGAAAGTGGAGTTGGTAAGAGTTTATTTTCTAAACATATGTATGAGTTTGCAAAGAAAAAGAAGGTAATAAAAGAAAATTCTAATTTTGTTGTATTTAACTGTGCTGATTACAGTGATAATCCACAATTATTGTTATCTTTATTATTTGGATATAAAAAAGGTGCATTTACAGGGGCTGAATATGATACACCAGGTCTTGTAGAAGAAGCCGATGGAGGAGTTTTATTTTTAGATGAAATTCATAGATTGCCTCCAAAAGGTCAAGAAATACTATTTTCTATTTTAGATAGAGGAAAATTTAGAAGATTAGGTGAAACTAATGCTGAAAGAAAAGTAAGCATGATACTGATTGGAGCAACTACTGAAAACGTAGAGACTAATCTATTATTAACATTTAGAAGAAGAATACCAATGCTAATAACATTACCATCATTACATGATAGACTGTTAAAAGAAAAAATAGACCTTATATACAATATCTTTCAACAAGAGTGTAACAGAATAAATGCAAAAATATTTGTAGATAAAAATGTAATTGAAATACTTGCATTAAAAAAGTTTAGTGGAAATATAGGACAGTTACAAAATATGATTCAAGTCCTTTGTGCAAGAGCTTTTATGAAGTTTATAAATTCTAAAGATGAAGATTGTGAATCAATAGTAGTGGTAGATATAAATGAAGTTTTAAAACTTAAGGATTCTTTCAAGGATGCTGCTTTTCAAGAGGTTGAATATACAGAAATAAGAAAGTATTTAAAAAATGCTATATTTATACCATTTAATTTAGAGGAAGTCTCAATAAAAGAAAATATTGTGAGTGATGAGTACATATTACCAGAGGATATATATAAAACAATTGAAAAGAAATATTATGATTTAAAGTCTCTGGACATTGAAGATATTGACATAGAAAATATTTTATGGACTTTTGTTTTAAATAGATTTGCTGACATAAAGTTTAATCTAGAAAACGATGAAGAAATATTTTCAATGAGTGATTTAAATAGCTTTGTAAGTGATAGTCTGGTAAAACTGGTAAAAGAGCTAATGAATAATATAATTGAAAAAAATACTAATTTAGAAGTAAATAAAAATGCATTTAAATATCTAGCAATACACTTAGAAGAAGCATTAAAAAGAATTAAATTAAATCAAAAGATAATAAATGTAAACTTAGAAAAAATAAAAATAGATTTTTCAAAAGAATATGAAATAGCAAGAAACTTTGCAATAAAAATTGAAAATACAAATGAAATTAAGATTCCAGAAGATGAGATTGGATTTATAACACTTTACATAAAATCAGCCTTAAAGAATGAAGTAAAGAAAGATAAAGTCGGATTAATAATAATCTCTCATGGTCGTATAGCTACAGAAACTGTAAATGTTGTTAAAGAGCTTTTAGGAGTAAAATTCCCTGTAGCCATAGATATGCCTTTAGATGAAAAACCGATGAATATATATAATAAGGCAGTGGAATTATCAAAAATAATAGACCAAGGAAAAGGAATATTATTTCTAGTTGATATTGGGTCACTTACAAATATAGGACAAATAGTAAATAAGAGAACTAACATAAATACTAAAACTATTGATAGAGTAGATCTTTTAATGGCATTAGAAGCAACTAGAAAAGTTTCTATGGGAGATGAAGAACTCGATGAAATGTTTTTTTCTCTTGTAAAAGATAGAATGGGGTATAACTATGAACTGGAAAAACATATAGACAAATCCAATGCAATTGTAACTTTATGTCTTACTGGAGAGGGAACAGCCAAGTACATAAGCAAGACATTAGAAGAAAAGTACAACAATACTAAATGCTATCAAATGAGTGCTTTGGATGAGAATCTTTCCTATAAAATTGAAAAATTAAAAGAAAAAAACAATATATTAGCAATTGTTGGAACAATAAATCCCAAAATACCAGGTATAAATTTTATTCCATACAATAAAGAGGTTTTTAAAAACCTAGATATATATCTTTCAAAAAAACAAGATGATAGTCAAATCAAAGGATATGGAAGAATGCTTGATGATGATTTAGTAATATTTGAGCCAGATATATATTTTAAAAAGGATTTACTAGAATATGTGTGTTCAATTCTTATCAATAAGGGATATGTGGAAAAAGATTATTTGGATTCAGTTTTGCATAGAGAAGAAATGCTTCCAACATATTCTAAAGGGGCTACAGGTGTACCTCATGGAGATTCTTCTACAGTAAATAGTACAAGATTTGTTTTTATTAAATTAAAAAACCCTATTGACTGGGGTGTAGGCAATGTAAACTTTGTATTTATGCCTGTTTTTAAGACTAATGATAAAGATATTGTTAAGAATGTTCTTGAAATTTTAAAAGATGAAAAGTTTATGAGTAGTGCTAAACAGTGTTTTGATAAAGACAGTTTTAAGAAGATTATATTTGATAAATTTAAAAATATATAG
- a CDS encoding PTS sugar transporter subunit IIA has product MNVDLISLGLEANDYESIIRELGNKMYQKEYVKNTYVNAVLEREKTLPTGLNIGEMCVAIPHTDSQHVNESNVAVGILKNAVKFNSMIDPTDRLDVELVFLLAVKNPDSQVKLLKDLMSVFQNIKLLRDIKNASTKEEVAELLNFIEI; this is encoded by the coding sequence ATGAATGTAGATTTAATATCATTGGGGTTAGAAGCTAATGATTATGAAAGTATTATTAGAGAATTAGGAAATAAAATGTACCAAAAAGAGTATGTAAAAAATACATATGTAAATGCTGTCTTAGAGAGAGAAAAAACATTACCTACAGGTCTTAACATTGGAGAAATGTGTGTTGCAATTCCACATACAGATTCACAACATGTAAATGAATCCAATGTAGCTGTAGGAATATTGAAAAATGCAGTAAAATTTAATTCAATGATAGACCCAACAGATAGATTAGATGTAGAGCTTGTATTTTTACTAGCGGTAAAGAATCCAGATTCTCAAGTAAAATTATTAAAAGATTTAATGTCAGTTTTTCAGAATATAAAGCTATTAAGAGATATAAAAAATGCATCAACAAAAGAAGAAGTAGCTGAATTATTGAATTTTATAGAAATATAA
- a CDS encoding PTS sugar transporter subunit IIB — protein sequence MKQFNVLSVCGSGTVTSSMVAGKLKEVLGDKGISITTTEARPTEALNLAQSGRFDFITFTSPLQSGDYGIPTINAFACLTGIGEDAFFEEVLKVIDSLSK from the coding sequence ATGAAACAATTTAATGTATTATCAGTATGTGGTTCAGGAACAGTTACATCATCAATGGTGGCAGGTAAATTAAAAGAAGTCTTAGGTGATAAAGGAATATCTATTACAACAACAGAGGCTAGACCAACAGAAGCATTAAATTTGGCACAATCAGGAAGATTTGATTTTATAACATTTACAAGCCCACTTCAATCAGGTGATTATGGAATACCAACTATAAATGCATTTGCTTGTCTTACTGGTATAGGAGAAGATGCATTCTTTGAAGAAGTTTTAAAGGTTATTGATAGTTTAAGTAAATAG